TGCCGCGCAGGCGGGGGGCCGGGAGCGCGGCCGCGGAGACCACCTCCGGGCGGGAGATCGCGTAGCCCTGGAAGCCGTCGAAGCCCGCGGCCAGCGCGAACTCCATGTGCTCCGCGTTCTCGACCCGTTCCGCGATCACCGTGATCTGCGGGTACGCGCGGCACAGCGCGAGCGTGGCCAGGATGTCGTCGCGGGTCGACTCCAGCACGTCGACCTTCACGAACGCGGCCAGCGGCAGCAGCCGGTCCGCGCCGGTGCCGGGCACGAAGTCGTCCAGCGCCACCTCGTAGCCCTCGTTGACCAGGCGGCGCACGCCGGCGACGACCGCGTCGTCCACGTCGATCGTCTCCAGGATCTCCAGGACGACCTTGTCCGGCCCGAACGGCAGCGGCAGCTCCCCCGTCACGAACTCGCGGGTCAGGTTCAGGAAACACCGCGCGCCGCCGCCCAGCGACTCCAGCCCGATGTCGGTGATCGACGTGACGATCACCTGGCTGGTCGCGCCCGAGTCCCGGTGCGTCGCCTCCAGCGCGGACGAGTCGCGGCGGAACAGCAGCTCGTGGCCGATGACCGCCCGCTTGCGGTCGAGGACCGCCTGGCGGCCCACGTGTACGGTCCGCGCGGCGCGCGCACCTTCGGGGGAGTTGGACATGGCCGCCGTATCGGCGGCGTACGTCCGGAGCTGAACCTTTCCCGCACCGTGACCGCTACCCGGCGGCGCCGGCGAACGCCTCGATCGCGTCCAGGTCCGCCGGTTGCAGGCCGCGCCGCGAGTCCGGCGCGACCAGCATCGCCCGGCCGTCCGCGGTGAGCGCGTCCCGGGCCGCACCGGGCGGCGGCAGCGCCTCGTCGTCGGTCCAGATCAGTCGCCGGCCAGTCTGCCCGGCCGGCACCGTCGCGCGGTCCCGCGGCGGGCACGTCGCCGCCGCGGGACCGTGCGGGTCAGATCTGGTTCTCGCCGCCGTCGACGTACAGGTTCGCGCCGAGCATGTAGCTGCTGTCGTCCGAGGCCAGGAACGCCACCGCGGCCGCGACCTCGTCCGGGCGCCCCATCCGGCCGATCGCCACGTTCGCGCCCAGGGCCGCCTTCGCCACCGCCTCGTTCTCCGCGCCGACCAGCTCGGTCACCCCGGACGTGTCGATCGGTCCGGCCGAGATCGCGTTGACCCGGACGCCGCGGCCCTTCAGCTCGTTCGCCCAGGTCCGGGCGAACGTGCGGACCGCCGCCTTGGACGCCGCGTACGCACCGAACGCCACCGTGCCGTGCCCGGCCGCGGTGGAGGCGTTGAGGATCACCGACGCGCCCTCGTTGAGCAGCGGGAGCGCTCCCTGCACGGTGAGCATCGTGCCGCGCACGTTGACCGCGAAGATCCGGTCCAGCTCCGCCACGGTCAGCTGCTCCAGCGTCGCGTGCGAGGCCGTACCCGCGTTCGCGAACAGCACGTCCAGTCCTCGCCCGCGTGCCCGCACCGCGTCGTAGAGCCGCTCCAGGTCGGCCGGCTCGGTGACGTCGCCGGGCACCGCCGTGACCCCGTCGCCGATCTCCGCCACCGCCTCCTCCAGCAGCTCCGTGCGCCGTCCGGTGATGAACACGTGCGCGCCCTCGGCCACCAGCCGCCGTGCCGTGGCGCGCCCGATCCCGCGCGTCCCGCCGCCGGTGACCACCGCGGTCCTGCCGTTCAACCTGCTCATCCCAGCCTCCGGTTCATCCTTCAGCACCGATCGGTACCGAAATGGACCGTAGCAGTTCCAAACCAATCGGTACCGAAGGGTATGATCGAGATCATGGATGACACCCGCAGATCGCCGATCGGCCGACCGCGCGGCTTCGACGCCGACCAGGCCCTCGAACGGGCCATGCGGGTCTTCTGGGAGCAGGGCTACGAGGGCGCCAGCCTGGCCGACCTGACCGCCGCCATGGGCATCACCAAGACCAGCATGTACGCGGCGTTCGGCAACAAGGAGGAGCTGTTCCGCAAGGCCGTGAAGCGCTACGAGGAGGGCCCGGCCGCGTACGTGGCGTGCGCGCTGGCGAAACCCACGGCGCGCGAGGTCGCCACCGCGTTCCTCACCGGCTCGGTCACGGCCAGCACGCTCCCGGACAGCCCGGCCGGCTGCCTGAGCGTGCAGGGTTCGCTGGCCGCCGGCGAGACCGGGCGGACCGCCCGCGAGCTGCTCACCGACTGGCGCAACCACGGCCGTGCGCTGCTGCGGGACCGCTTCCAGCGCGCCCTCGACGACGGCGACCTGCCCGCCGGCTCGGACCCGGCACTGATCGCCCGCTACGTGATGACGATCGCCAACGGCATCGCCGTCCAGGCCGCCGGCGGCACCACCCGCGACGAGCTCCAGGAGGTCGCCACCGCCGCCCTGCGGCACTGGCCACCGGCCTGATCAGTGCTCCGCGCGGCGCGCCTCGTACCAGTTCGCGCCCACCGGCTCACCGGCCATGTTCCAGCTCCACGAGACGCGCGGCACGATCCGCAGGAACACGCCCGGCCCCATCATGCCGGTCCGCTCCACCGGCCCGTCCGCGTCACCGTAGATCCGCACGCCGCGCGCGACGAACGGGTCGAACGACACCATGTCGTCCACCACCAGCGCCACCCGCCGGTTGCCGG
This genomic window from Catenuloplanes niger contains:
- a CDS encoding EAL and HDOD domain-containing protein; the encoded protein is MSNSPEGARAARTVHVGRQAVLDRKRAVIGHELLFRRDSSALEATHRDSGATSQVIVTSITDIGLESLGGGARCFLNLTREFVTGELPLPFGPDKVVLEILETIDVDDAVVAGVRRLVNEGYEVALDDFVPGTGADRLLPLAAFVKVDVLESTRDDILATLALCRAYPQITVIAERVENAEHMEFALAAGFDGFQGYAISRPEVVSAAALPAPRLRGMELLGMLVDNNLPHSQVSSLITSDATLSVRMLAAANADPLGLPVQVKSVQEAILLLGEDRLRDWTTLMLAGDTVGDEEVLRQTPAGLGRARMAQNLARRLNLPADEAFVVGLVSTAAEALGTPTAELAPRLSLNAEITDALTDGTGALGNLLGLITAYEVIDPPRHD
- a CDS encoding TetR/AcrR family transcriptional regulator; this translates as MDDTRRSPIGRPRGFDADQALERAMRVFWEQGYEGASLADLTAAMGITKTSMYAAFGNKEELFRKAVKRYEEGPAAYVACALAKPTAREVATAFLTGSVTASTLPDSPAGCLSVQGSLAAGETGRTARELLTDWRNHGRALLRDRFQRALDDGDLPAGSDPALIARYVMTIANGIAVQAAGGTTRDELQEVATAALRHWPPA
- a CDS encoding PPOX class F420-dependent oxidoreductase, with the protein product MAFTDEEIAYLRSHALGRLATVDAGGQPDAVPVAYEFDGEVFWVGGTGESVLRTRKIRNVRAGNRRVALVVDDMVSFDPFVARGVRIYGDADGPVERTGMMGPGVFLRIVPRVSWSWNMAGEPVGANWYEARRAEH
- a CDS encoding SDR family NAD(P)-dependent oxidoreductase, which produces MSRLNGRTAVVTGGGTRGIGRATARRLVAEGAHVFITGRRTELLEEAVAEIGDGVTAVPGDVTEPADLERLYDAVRARGRGLDVLFANAGTASHATLEQLTVAELDRIFAVNVRGTMLTVQGALPLLNEGASVILNASTAAGHGTVAFGAYAASKAAVRTFARTWANELKGRGVRVNAISAGPIDTSGVTELVGAENEAVAKAALGANVAIGRMGRPDEVAAAVAFLASDDSSYMLGANLYVDGGENQI